The following DNA comes from Thunnus thynnus chromosome 3, fThuThy2.1, whole genome shotgun sequence.
TGTGTATAAATGCCTGCATCCCATCCTTCACCGCCTTCCTCACTCCCGTATCCAGACTGATCCATTCTGTCTTCTCCAACTTCCAGACCAATTCTAGCGTCTCCATCACCTGGCTGTGAAGATCAAGGCGCTCCAGCATGGATTTGGAGATCTCCCTCCGCCTCGGGCTAACATGGCTGGACACAGCATCGAGACCCTGCCCCTCATGCAGAATAAAACTATAGTATCCCTTCAAAATGATGCTGAGGGCCTGCGGCTGTTCAGATGCAGGTAGACTGCTGAGGTCCATGCCCAATATAGCTCCATCCATGCCCCCATTAATAACAGCGTCAGTGGCCAGAGTGGCAGGCCTAGACAGCTTGAACACCTTAGGGTGGTCCACGCTGTCCCAGCACCCGTTAGGCCCTAGGCGACTAGATGGTGGGAAGTCCTGGAGGCTGAGGAAGGACAGGCCTAGGGTCCTGCCTAAGGTGAGAGGGAAGATCCCAACAGCTGGCGTCGCCTCCATCTTAGCTTTCAGTCCTGATTCGATTCCTAGCAGTAAGGGTGCAAGGGCGACTGTGGTGCCATCTGGAACGAGAACCACCCCTCGTTCCTCCCCATGATCTGTTACAATGTGGTGGATGGCCTTGTCAAAAAAGCTGAAGGATGAGGCGTTGAGGATGGCTGTCTCGAGGACCTCAGCATCACTGTGATTATATGAAGCACCCAGGAAGTGGATGGTCATTGCATCGTCGTGGCCGGCAGTCCTCCGCAGGGCCCTGACTAGAGCCAGGGGGGACAGACCGGGGTTGGAGTCTTCAACCTGCTGCACAGCACGGATGAAGCTGTCCATGTTACGCAGGTGGCCACCTGACAACAATGCAAAAGAAGGACTTATAAAAGataatttaaaggacaggttcacggtttttcaagtgtgtcaggttttcctcgctgtaatcatgttcatactgactattaaaagccttcaatgtaagtgatgggggtcaAAATCCATTTTGTgcaacaatacatttaaaagtttatctgaaacttaTATGAGGTCATACCAAGTGGATATCTATAGCACTGTACCACCATCTCACTGATACTAGATAGAGGAGGTAATGGCAAACCTCAAATCCAAACAGCTCAAGCACACAATTCAACCAGAAACCACAAAGATCTCCATTAATGTGTGTAACAGGTGTCTtccatgtttttgtctcttctttttatttatggGGATGAATAGGTATTTGttaatatttgtatgtgtgaCGAGTGAATCTGTGAAAATGGGTTGTTTCCTGATTTATATTCAGAAAATTCAATAAATgtatctgaaaaataaaaaatataaattaaattatataaattaaagATGGCAGATTACAGGGAATTCATCTGTAATTCACTTTAATTAACAACAGCTTGCCTGGAAAGAACATTTTCCTAATTAGCATAGTAAAAAAATACCACACAATACCACCAAATGAAGAATTTAactcaaaataatcaaatcataaatattgtaaacaaaacataaatgtttatatattctGAATAACTTCTGAATAATAAAATTTGTGAAACTTACCCGCCGGCCTGCTATAGACGGTAAAGAAGTTTGATAAAGccagaacaaaaaacaacagtccaaaTAAAGTCATGTTGCATCTCCTGGTTGTTGCTtctaaaaaaaagcaaattttcTGTTAAACTTAAGATGCAGATTTAGTTaaatgaacaaaagaaaacagaaacagtgaggTACGAAGGAATCTCCTTCACATGCAGGCTTTCTGAAAATACAAACTGTTGCTCTCTACAACTTCTGAGAGGAGTTGTGCAGGTGTACGTGCACGACTGCAGTGTTGTGTCCCAACAGGGGAGAGAGAGTACGCTGTGTTCACTGATGGCTCCAAGTATTGATTTAGCCTACCGTAAGTTAAAGTGTGTCATGAGCAAAACAAAGTCCTAGTGAGGTTTATTATACTGATAAcaaataaatgcttttttaaatgatattggGTTATACATGTATGTTATACAGGCTTGTACAGCTTTATTTGTACACAGAATGTTGTTTAATAAACACAACTGAAGTGGAAGATAAATCAGATTTATGGTTAATGTTTACCATCTCATGTGATATGTACGTCTGTTGTGTGCTCACCAGTAACAGGAAACGTTTTTAGTCACTGGTGATCACATAAACAGTCATGTGAACTTTTGATGCAGGGGAACTATGGAAAACATGAAGTGTACTGGTTTGAAGCAGGCATGACAAAACTGGTGTGAAAGCTGCCACTAGTGGGCATCTTAGACAacagtttgttaaaaaaaaaagagaaaatattccCTTCACTGTAGTTTTATGCATTTAAAGAAGTTTTATGAACAACaactctctctatttctctgtatgAATGATTACATGTGTGTAAGTGCAGGTTTCAGAAGCAGCAAAATCATGAAGTGGCGTTATTTTTGAAAGCAATACTTTTGAATATGATTTCTTGTACATAATAGGCGGTGGTAATATAAAAGTTAGAAAAGTTTAAGATTTAAAGCCATTaaagaaacaattaaaacaatttaaaaacaaatcgTCAAATATGAATTTGTGTTATTTAGATTATGTGAactcacaaagaaaaaaaaacaataaatacattttaatgacagCGCACACGACATCCCTgccattaaaaaatatatattaggAATGAGAACTATAAAAATAACCACAGTAAGTTAAAATTACGAGATGGTGAGTCaaaattgattttaattatAAGACTGTCGgtcaaaatgattattttttgtattacattatttatGAATTATGAGTCAAATTTTAAGTCAAGTTAAGActttttaattcaaaatttTGAATGAGTCtaaattatgactttttaaCCCAAAATCATGAGATAGTAAATCAAAAGATTTGACTTGCTAACTGATAATTTACTACAAGTATTAGTTCacaattttgaattttttatgtCAAAGTTACAACATAGGCTactaaatttttaaaaatcataagataagtaagtaaatatgtaaagttatttttattcagtgtcTCATAATTTTTTGACTCACTACTTGACTTACTGGGTCAACATTTGtacttaaaatacatatatataaatataataaaatatactgACAAAATACTGCTTTAAGAAGTCATAATTGTgactttttgaacatttttatcatgactgagttgttttttttttaggtaaacGTCAGTATCAGTTGTGTCATGTGACACAGTGACGTTACACCCAGAAGTGGAAGTCatcagaacaacaacaaaaacaatagtaAGTGATCGTATGAATTCAGACTGTAGTTTGAGTTTGGTATTCTTTTGAAAgctaaaatgtacaaaaataacgACTGCAGCAGTTTGTTGTGATTAGCTTTAGCCTGCTAGCTTAAAGTGCAAGaacttgtgttttcatttctccTCCCTCCACCAGAAGATGGAGACTCGCTTCACTAGAGGCAAGTCCGCTATCTTGGACCGGCCTCTCAGCAGACCCAAGACCGAGGTGAGTGTGAGCGCCTTCGGTTTGCTGTTCTCGGAGGTGGTGCAGTACTGCCAGAGCCGGGTGTACTCGGTGTCCGAGCTGCAGGCCCGGCTGGCCGAGCTGGGTCAGCGGGTAGGAGCCAGCCTGCTGGACGTGCTGGTGCTGAGGGAGAGGAGCGGCAAGAGAGAGACCAAAGTACTGAACATACTGCTGTTCATCAAGgtgactcagtgtgtgtgtgtgtgtgtgtgtgtgtgatactaGAAGAAAAGTTTTCAAAGCCATTCATTTGCACTGTCTTGGTCTTACACTGGGgcttacattgtaagtgtattatgaaggaatcttctaatggccagtatgaacaggaggaatgattattgCAAGAGGAAccagtttcagtgttcatttggacacctgactgttgttttaagtcagacttgaaaattgtgaaccagtCCTTCAGTGATGGTTCTGCTCCattaagtgtcccagtaagctgCCAGCGAGTGAGtgaatcagattttaaaaaatcagaagTGGGCGTACATGCTCAGGTGTTTGCATACTTTTACCATTTAGCATATTAGAAACTTCTTACTATACAGTTGTCtaatacaacaacacaacaaactacagtataatTGCAGTTAGTGTAGTTAGTATAACCCCAGAGTGAACCTCCACCTTCATCCTCCTCAGTCATTTGCTTTGTATCCCGCAGGTGTCTGTGTGGAGAGCCTTGTTCGGCAAGGAGGCAGATAAGCTGGAACAGGCCAACGACGACGACAAGACGTACTACATCATCGAAAAGGAGCCCCTCGTCAACGCGTACATCTCTATTCCGAAGGAGAACAGCACCTTGAACTGTGCAGCCTTCACCGGAGGCATCGTAGACGCCATCCTGACCCACAGCGGCTTCCCTGCCAAGGTCACGGTCCACTGGCACAAGGGCACCACGCTCATGATCAAGTTTGATGAGGCGGTGATCGCCAGAGACAAAGCCCTGGAAGGCAGATAAGGCGAGGGACAGGAGGAAGTGAAGATGAgagattgagtgtgtgtgtgtgtgtgaatgtatgagTGTTAATTGACTGCTGTAATGTCTGTAACATCGCTGCAGACTGTGTTGTTTAAAGGCACCATCGGTGAAGacagtgtatttattttgtttgagaATAGTGGATTGTAAATTCACTGATAGCAGGACTCCACCcaacagttattttcatcatcagttaatCTGTAATAATTTGCTTGATTAACTGTTGGTAAATATCATGGATGCAAGTTGACACATTTAAATTGTTTGCTTTCTTCCAATCAACATTCAAAAACCCAAAtgtattcagtttactgtcaaagaaaacatcctcacatttgacaagctggaacttttctctttttttttcatttttgcttaaaaaattcaATCACAATCAGTTATTAaaattgttttcagttcactttcTGTCACTCAACTAATGGATTTATCGTCTAGTTGTTGGAGCTCTGATGGAGAGTGTACTCTATACTGTGTTTAATGCACTGAATGTATCTGTTATTCAGACATATTTATTAATTCCACTCCTATGCAGTGGAAACTAAGACTTACTGGGACAAATTCAGAATGTAAACATTGCACTAAACATTTGGTTAatgttcttgtgttttgttgagcATATTAAATCAACACTAACAATTTCCAAACCAAACATATGATGGGAAATCTTCTATTTCCACATATTACCATATTATTGGGTAAAAAATGCATTGCAGACCTGATGGGATCACATTTTAATCCTTCTCAGACTGTCTGGATCTCCTCAACACTGTAACACAATCTTACAGGGATGTACTCAGGTGGGGCAGCTTACACCTGACTTTGCtctgataaaatgtaaataaatatatgaatggatgtttttttggatatttttttcttgatctCTGGGAATAACAGTATTTcgattttatgttttaaagaaatcatGGGTGTTTTACCATATAAGATGTTGCAACTGGAAAAGTAAGTGTTGGGAAAGCATGGAGGGAAGTGAGTCATGTGTCTCAGAGGGAGAATAAGGACCTCACTCTGCGTCTGTTTCTGAgtactttaaatattttatggcAAAATACAGAAGTTGCATTTAGTTGCAGAAGACAGCCTGTTTTACCATTTACCTTCAAAAATCTGTAAATTTACACTGACATCTTTAgattcttttaaaatgtgagtGAAAGTAATAATAAAGAGCAAAAGCCAAAATTAGTATGCAGCTAACCATGTTGAGTGGTAACATAATAGAAGCACCCGTACAATGTTATGTAATATAGCACAAAAGTCCTGtatgaataatacatttatgaATCTTAAGTTGCAGACGTTTGCAGCACTGAGTTGAAATTTAATTGGAAAATATTTGTAATGTTTgcaccacatttacatacatggaGGAACTAAATAAGATCAGTTTATACTTCTGCTGAGGTTGCGTTTTCTAGGTTTGCTTTTTtaataagagaaaaatatttagaaGTTTTTTAATTTCCATCTGAATCTACATCAAATATAGTAAATACACATTAGGGTAGAGACTCAGAGGATAAACAAAACCTGGCAAAAGGGATGTATAAAAGAATGGATTGTGAAAACCTTCAAGTGGGTCATGACCTCTATGATCATCTAATTTTATGAATAACAGAGTTTATTTTACCCGAGTTGGTAAAGAGTCTTTTAGGAGCAGCAgtgaaaagaaaatcagaatctTGGAAAAtctctgtgtgaaaaaacattaaacatgactcacctctctgtcactgtgtaaaaacagtcACAGGCCATAtagtaattttgttttttgtgcttagCCCTAATGATCACCATGacgatgctaacatgctgataagCAAGTACAATGTTACACTAACggttgctaattagcacaaaccacaaagtacagctgaggctgataggAACACAgtttcaggtatttggtcattaatctattttttaaataatttcatcaggggatcaccaaaagGATTGCAATTTATCCTGAGAGGGGCATGAGTGTATGTACTAAATGTCATGGCACATGCTCATGGTGGAGCTACAaggaaagtcaggggatcactaaagtcattaggattcatcctctggtgaccataaatgcatgtaaaacatttacaaccCATCCAGAAGTGGTTTAGATATTTCAATTAAGACCGACAGACACTTGAGAGCCATGCTGCCTGCTGGCTGATGAAGCTTTTCATCAGTAATGAACAAGCAAGTCTACACATGTCTCACATCAGGCTGCACAACATGatcatttcagatatttttagggttttaactaaataaaaatgcaattgTTTAGCAGCATGTCACGTCTCGCACGGGATCAACTTAAAAATCTGTTGCAAACCAGTGTCCTACACCCTCTGGCACTTAAGTACACTGGCCagtttttgggcttttttttttttttttttttttagctcggGGTGATTTGGTCACATGGTGTCAGTCACGTGACCCGAGAGAGGAAGAGGGTTGAATAAacagcaggagaaagagagcagctgGTTTCAGGACTGCTGTCAGCTGAAAAGCCATAGCCACAAAGaattagagtaaaaaaaaacttctattCAAgagttttatctttattatttacctatttattgtgtttttaacgTTCAATATGGCGGCGACAGAACAGCAGGACTTCACAGGTAATGTCGACATTCACTCAGCCGTTACTCGcgatttaaatgttttgtttacaagtACAGGTTATTTTTGTTTGCTAATGCACAGTTTTTTAAGTTGTCTCACGACTTTAATTGATtgcacagctgcattttggTGTCTGAAATcgttgtttttcctcttgttgaAACATCCACAGCATGACGCTCATCTCTGTTACTTTGCGGTGTTTTGCTCTGTCATGATATTCTGAGCAGATGAGTTATTAGTCATTAGCAGTCATTATCACcaagttcatttttttttgtcccaaaGCAGCTCTGTCAACATCAGGTTTTTGCCGCGATGACTCTACATGTCAACCCTTGTTACCAAAGAAAGGTTTTTCTTCTGCGGTGTCCTAATACAGAAAGTTCAGCAGGAAAGATGAAGATGTGACCTGCGGTTGATGATCATGTGGCTGCTGTGCAGTTTAATTCAACTCCAGgcatttgtttttaaactgtttgtCTCATGAACACAGTAGAAACAGACTATATACAGTTGAATCAATAACCGATTAGTTGATCGACTGAAaagtaatactaataataataacaaatatatgTTTTACTCATTTAATCGTGCATTTCTGCTGAAAAATAATCATTGTGCTTGTTTTTGACTTGTTTGTCTAAGTGGAGAATAGAAACTACATCAGAGTTGATTTGCTGATCAGCGTACAattaatcagaaactattttgataattgattatttcAGCGTTTCACTTTTATATCACTGTagatttaatatctttgggtttgtgACTGTCGGTCTATAAGCTGAATCTagaaaataattagcagatTAATAGATGATGAAATAGTTGACTAGAAGAGAGAGAATGCATGACACCCTGTGTGTGAAGTATTTGCCCCACTTTCAGGGATTATGTGGTTTCTTGGTCTAACTGACTCTCTCCCACATTAAGACCCAGATTCTGCACCAGCATCCACTCCCCTTCAGCCAATCTACTGGCTTAAGCACATCTTAATGTTCTGACTCTTTCATGCATAATAACAGGGTGTAGCGCTCACGCATGGTTTAGTCTGCAGTTTTTTCACAGGATCGTCGACGTGGGGTAGACGGAGTACAGCTCCACCGATTTATTGTGTTCCTCATTCTTGATCTTGGAGACAGATTTAAGATCTACTCACTAGGTTATTAAGACTGTGAGATGTGtttgaaagctctgaaaaaaagctagtaagtagaTCTTGAGTTAAGATATTGACGCATGAAAGActttttgaatcattttaatatgaGCCTGTGTTTTTCACTTCTGCTTTAAGAAGCTATGAGTGCAGATTAAGGACTGCTTTGTGTTCAGAAAGCTTCagcttaaagggtcagttcacctaaattacaaaaatataattttctgcTCGCACTTTGTGGCACGTGTGTGCATAAAGTTTTAAGATATTTGTCTTTGAGACTTTTGCTGGCACCCCGCTATGTTGACGTGTAAGATCAATTTAATTTGTGGTGTTCAAAACCTGTTTATTGAGGATTGTTTACTGTGAATAGATTTCACTGGAAGTACAGTTTCTATCAAATATTAATGAACTCTGCTCTACAGAAAACAATGTCTGTTCATCATCCTGAGTAACCGGGACGATTTGCtgttgaaacaaaaacaaactatctGTGCTATCTGATACTACTGAGGGTAAGCACTGTCTACATACAAATAAACCATGTCAGcatatcatatattttattggAGATATTTCCTTGAGCTCAGTAATAAGTGGAAGTTTTGGACTTTCAACCCGTGGGTGGCCTCTTGCTGTGGACTTCCAGACCAGATGCGGGCTCTGATACCGACTTGTTGACAGATTTTTGGTTACAGTGAAGATTTTGATTGACAGGCAGGTAGCCACATCAGCGTTTCTGCCAGCGATCCACAGGCGACCGTGAACCagaagagccagatattttcaCAGATTCATTCAGCTCGAGCGACTCCGTCTTAAAGTGTCAAACCTGGTGCCGAGGTCAGCGGCGTGCACCCACTTTTGTTTGTCCGATTTCTATCTACCGTGACGACTGATACGCTCCTCTGATCAAAGATATGCGTGCACTCAGCCTCGCACCTATTGTCTGCGTGAAATGTTAAGTGTTTGGATTCTTTCggcttgtttttcattcttctccCCGCGGCACGCAACCCCTGTCGAGGCCGGGGCACCTTGCGTCTGCCTCGTTCGGAGCCGAgttcattaaaatgtcatcactcaAAGCAAATTTTGCGGAAGCCAAATGCTAACCTGGGTGTTATTATATCACTCTAACAGCTACAAATGATCACAAGTCAACAACAGGTGTTTATGCATGTAGGAAGTGACTCCTGTATATATATAGGTGTGGTTCACTGCAGATAATCGCATGTGGTTATCATAATATCTGAGGTTTAGACTCACTTCCCAAACTGAGTCATGCACAGTTACAgttactgaaaaacaaatgacttaAGAAATCAAAAGCTACATATAGTTGTAAGGATTTGATCAACTAGAATAATTATTGATAGCTTTCCCTCCAAAGATCTAAAACCCAAAATTCTGTTTTCTCTCGGTCACATGAATTGAAACCGTATTCGAACATGTAACTGATGAATATAAAGATGGAAAGCCAGAGTGATAATTCAGAATGATCAAATAAAAGTCTGTATATTTTCAGTTGTCACAGAATGATAACTTGAAGTATaagccaaacaaaaaaatgctgaTTGCACCTTTTAAAAGAGCGCTGCGCTGACTCAGCATTTCACTCTTATAACACTGTCCACCTGAGAGCGGATAAAAACCTCagatatcatctttttattCCACATCATCTTCTActttgtcaaaacctggcgcctacattacccacaatgcaccgcagattatttcatttttaaacttgtagtcttcagccgaATGCTCTGGAGCCTCCTTTTAACGAAGTATTAGAAAACATTAATTATTCAATTGTTGTTAGCTGTTGTTAGTTTGTATTAGAAGACAGTTAATGTGAGAATGACAGCAAGTCTCAGCCTTTTGGTTTATGTTTTGGTGactcttgtttacatttaggtCATGGATAACTACctataaaaagaaagaagtctTTAGTCACAGTTGCCAAAAAGATCCTTCTGCATGCTAAACTACGTATAACGATctatgtgtgttttaaaaacaggaaaacttGATAAGAATTTGGAGACGTATCATTCCCAAACCTTTCTCTGTGTAATAAATCCTGTTGAACTTTCACCTTGTTTACACTCGGCGCTGATATCGAACTCTATTGGCATGTTCCTCCCGTTTCACTTCTCATTTCCGTCGGAGAAATCTGCTCAGCCGGTGGTTTGCTCTGCTGACTGTTTGGATTCGTCCTGACTCACAGTCTATCTgaactatctatctatctgagAAAAAGCAGTAATCAcatgctctgtttttgttcaggATGGACAACTATAATTACCACAAGTCATCTCCTTTTATGTGAAGAGGGGTGACCCTGTTCTTCATTGTTTCTTTATAGCGGCCTGGTCTTAACATGTGACAAGTGTTAAGCGTGATTAGCCTACTTAGTGATTTGTGACTTTCTTTCAAGATGTGGTCGGTTCCTGTTAAGACACGACACATCGACCTGCAGCTTTGTTTCTGACCATAAATGATCTCTCCGTCTTTATCAAACCTCTAAAAATTACACGTAAGGATGCATCATTGCAGAAGAATTAAAAAGCATTTATCCAGCAGCTTATTCCTACTTAGAGAAAAGTGAAAGAGGAACACGAGCACCTCTCAGCTGATCTCATGATTAATCACATTTATGTTCTGAGCCGTAATAACCAAGCAGAGACGAGGATTACCCACATCTGCATTGATTTTTtgcaaaaacatcaaattttgATTAAAAGAAGTGAATTCTAtttatgtgaaatgtaaaattaagaACATTATTTAACGATGTGTAAATAGAGATGAAATAATAGGAAACTGgctgtactgtactgcactCATTTAGGATCAACTCAAGGAGCTAAATGATAAATAGTTTTTAATGTAACATCTGCAAGCAGGAGTAAAAGTAAAGGACCTGATGcctttgtgttgtgttaaaAACCATGGATtcgtctgtctctgtttcctttttccttcaCCACAAAACCCGTTCTTTGAAGTCGATTTTAAAGGTTATATCAGTGCACACACAATAATTATTGAAAGTGAGGCTGTGAAACAGTTGACAGAAGACATGACACCATTCTTTCTCTTAGTTCatgaacaataaaacacaccctTGCTAGACTGGTAAGAccagtagctaatgttagcttatgTTAACAAACAGATTATGCTTTTTAAACTAATAATTGGCTGTATGACTCCTCTCTGATTGTGCTACTCTTCCACTATGTCTTTAACCATTATCTCTTAGTTTGCTCCTGTAGCTGCAGTGGCTAATGTTCAGCAGAAGTGACATCATGTGGGTGTAAAGACTCTAGTGGTTACACATCAGGATGTGGGTATTTTCCTTCCCGGTGGTACTGAAATACATTAAAAGTAGTTTACCTCACTTCACCCTGTTTCTTATCCTCACCTACATGTACTGTGTTTTATCACAGGGATTTAAAACTTCTATCGTtagtcattttatatttatattgcatAGACTTGCATCAAGTTGAGATGATCTCATGCTTGATTTgattcctgtttttgtttgttggtgcAGCCTGTGGGTTTACTAGTAAGACGTTGTTGTCTAAGTCTGACCGAGAAGTTTCAATATACAATAGAAACCCACAATAGTTTCACTTAGACAACTGAATCGGACACATCAGTATAAtttcaactgaaaatgacagactGTCAGATGTTCTTATACCTCGGCTTTAGGAAAAATATACTgatgataacaataaaaataacaatagaaAATTATTACTTAATACTTTGTTCTGTTCCTCAGTCACTACAAAGTGTCATATTACTAAATATTACTTAAAAGCCTGTGAACATTATTggtaaaaatcagtgtttccgTGTTTTCTCGGGTTTATTCTGTGTAACTTCATACATGCTCTCCTTAATTTCTCTTCTTACTCTTGTCAAACTCAGTCAGGCCTGACTTCAAAGATTTGTCAGCTCTTACCCAACCATCCCAGGAATCTGCCTCACTTCTTCATCTACTGCACTGATCTCAGCGTTAACCGGCCGACATGGCGCAGAGACTCTGGGAAAATAGATTTCTCCC
Coding sequences within:
- the LOC137174985 gene encoding N-acetylmuramoyl-L-alanine amidase-like, encoding MTLFGLLFFVLALSNFFTVYSRPAGGHLRNMDSFIRAVQQVEDSNPGLSPLALVRALRRTAGHDDAMTIHFLGASYNHSDAEVLETAILNASSFSFFDKAIHHIVTDHGEERGVVLVPDGTTVALAPLLLGIESGLKAKMEATPAVGIFPLTLGRTLGLSFLSLQDFPPSSRLGPNGCWDSVDHPKVFKLSRPATLATDAVINGGMDGAILGMDLSSLPASEQPQALSIILKGYYSFILHEGQGLDAVSSHVSPRRREISKSMLERLDLHSQVMETLELVWKLEKTEWISLDTGVRKAVKDGMQAFIHKYWDCPQIIPRCQWGAKAYKGTPIPLSLPLQFLYVHHTYEPSSPCLSFPNCSRNMRAMQRYHQEDRGWNDIGYSFVVGSDGYVYEGRGWNLNGRHTRGHNAIGYGVSIIGNYTATLPSRHAMDLLRHQLVRCAVDGGRLVANFTIHGHRQMVNYTACPGDAFFSEIRKWEHFKETVSPKTEE
- the trappc5 gene encoding trafficking protein particle complex subunit 5; translation: METRFTRGKSAILDRPLSRPKTEVSVSAFGLLFSEVVQYCQSRVYSVSELQARLAELGQRVGASLLDVLVLRERSGKRETKVLNILLFIKVSVWRALFGKEADKLEQANDDDKTYYIIEKEPLVNAYISIPKENSTLNCAAFTGGIVDAILTHSGFPAKVTVHWHKGTTLMIKFDEAVIARDKALEGR